From the Pseudoalteromonas tunicata genome, one window contains:
- a CDS encoding carbohydrate binding family 9 domain-containing protein translates to MFKTSLIACLLLASPVVFSANPMSIPFIDTSANIDGQLSEPHWQQAKKISVDNITWPYENQPSPEKMNVYVYENGEMLYVAFEAFDSEPDKIRAFYRDRDKAWDDDLIGLKIDSFNNQKLAYQFFINPLGVQMDSIENELTKQESDAWDGIWESAGQINDKGFIVEIALPFRMLNFDDKLPIKTMAMEFVRFLPRNERLRISSMKIDHNNNCWICQMPQVSGFEKTKQGNNLTLVPALVMGKSQQRNISRSAPSDWQSESNIEPSLDVKWGITPDITLNTTINPDFSQVEADAAQLSINDNFALFYPEKRAFFSDNADYFASSWDLIYTRNVAEPEYGAKITGNLEQHNFAAFVANDKQTNIIIPGNLGSTIVSLDGKSENLAMRYRYDVSNNLSFASTATSRSSGDYSSRLMSLDSKYRLTDSDTFKVQVAHSRTQYSQEIINQLCNGDDCQTNQVTSCQSGHDCQFNEFVLRVLNPEPISDQAYYLSYEHNEKHWMAFSNYSNFGADFRADLGFMGQIDFNKFVTGGRYRWYGEQQDWWSRMEFYSDWDISHNDNNELLEKEFEASFSLNGPLQSYFELYVMQRDRAGLRHDKSSLLIDGNTTLFNEDSVSLYAEIKPMAGLFSSLKISTDHAIDLTNNRLGQRLRIVPVANVNLTRHLELKLRHTYEKMDSGSASLFTANLTDARLTYQFDIKSFLRLAFIYTDIERNPDNYLIPVDKHYQQFSTQLLYSYKVNPQTVFFAGYSDNGYKDDDIEHLKRNERAVFVKLSYAWLL, encoded by the coding sequence ATGTTCAAAACATCACTTATCGCCTGCTTACTGTTAGCAAGCCCTGTTGTTTTTTCAGCAAACCCTATGTCAATTCCATTTATCGATACATCGGCAAATATTGATGGCCAATTGAGTGAACCACATTGGCAGCAAGCAAAAAAAATATCTGTTGATAACATTACTTGGCCCTATGAAAATCAACCTAGCCCTGAAAAAATGAATGTCTATGTTTATGAGAATGGCGAAATGCTTTATGTCGCCTTTGAGGCATTTGATAGTGAACCTGATAAAATACGTGCCTTTTATCGCGATAGAGATAAAGCCTGGGATGATGACCTCATAGGACTAAAAATTGACTCTTTCAACAATCAAAAATTAGCCTACCAGTTTTTCATTAATCCACTAGGGGTGCAAATGGATTCCATCGAAAATGAGCTGACAAAACAAGAAAGCGATGCATGGGATGGAATTTGGGAAAGCGCCGGTCAAATTAATGACAAAGGCTTTATTGTCGAAATTGCCCTCCCGTTTCGCATGCTGAACTTCGATGACAAACTACCCATTAAAACCATGGCCATGGAGTTTGTGCGTTTCTTACCTCGCAATGAACGCTTACGCATTTCAAGCATGAAAATTGACCATAATAATAACTGTTGGATTTGCCAGATGCCTCAAGTCAGTGGTTTTGAAAAAACCAAGCAAGGCAACAACCTGACGTTAGTACCAGCGTTAGTGATGGGTAAAAGCCAACAAAGAAACATCAGCAGATCTGCGCCTTCAGATTGGCAAAGTGAATCAAATATTGAACCGAGCCTCGATGTAAAATGGGGAATAACACCTGATATTACCCTTAATACCACGATAAACCCGGATTTTTCACAAGTGGAAGCTGATGCTGCTCAACTGAGTATCAATGATAATTTTGCTCTTTTTTATCCAGAAAAACGGGCGTTTTTTTCAGATAATGCCGACTATTTTGCCTCGTCTTGGGATCTTATCTATACCCGAAATGTCGCCGAGCCAGAATACGGTGCCAAAATTACCGGTAATTTAGAACAACATAACTTTGCTGCTTTTGTTGCTAACGACAAACAAACGAACATTATTATTCCTGGTAATTTAGGTTCGACCATTGTTTCGTTAGATGGTAAAAGTGAAAATCTTGCAATGCGCTATCGATACGATGTGAGTAATAATTTATCGTTTGCATCAACTGCAACCTCAAGAAGTAGTGGTGACTACTCAAGCCGTTTAATGAGCCTTGACAGCAAATACCGCCTAACAGACAGTGATACCTTTAAAGTGCAAGTTGCACACTCTCGCACCCAATATTCGCAAGAAATAATAAATCAACTGTGTAATGGCGACGATTGCCAAACAAACCAAGTTACCTCTTGCCAATCAGGACACGACTGCCAGTTTAACGAATTTGTTCTTCGTGTATTAAACCCAGAGCCGATTTCAGATCAAGCCTATTACCTTAGCTATGAACATAATGAAAAGCATTGGATGGCCTTTAGTAATTACAGTAATTTTGGTGCTGATTTTAGAGCCGATTTAGGGTTTATGGGTCAAATTGATTTTAATAAATTTGTTACTGGTGGTCGCTATCGCTGGTATGGCGAGCAACAAGACTGGTGGAGCCGGATGGAATTTTACAGTGATTGGGATATCAGCCATAACGACAATAATGAACTGCTTGAAAAAGAATTTGAAGCGAGTTTCTCCCTAAACGGTCCCCTTCAAAGTTATTTTGAACTCTATGTCATGCAGCGCGACAGAGCGGGCTTAAGACATGATAAAAGCAGTTTGTTGATTGATGGCAATACCACCTTATTTAATGAAGATAGTGTATCGCTCTATGCTGAAATTAAACCCATGGCAGGCCTTTTCAGTAGCCTTAAAATTTCAACCGATCACGCAATAGATTTAACCAATAATCGATTAGGTCAACGTTTGCGTATTGTGCCCGTCGCAAATGTAAATTTAACTCGCCACCTAGAATTAAAACTGCGCCATACCTATGAAAAAATGGATTCAGGTTCAGCGTCCCTTTTTACCGCGAATTTAACCGATGCAAGACTAACCTATCAATTTGATATAAAAAGTTTTTTACGGTTAGCATTTATTTATACCGATATTGAGCGCAATCCCGATAACTACCTAATTCCGGTCGATAAACATTACCAACAATTTTCGACTCAACTGCTTTATTCCTACAAAGTAAATCCACAAACGGTCTTCTTTGCTGGTTATTCTGATAATGGTTATAAGGACGATGACATCGAGCACCTTAAACGCAATGAGCGAGCCGTTTTTGTAAAATTAAGTTATGCGTGGTTATTATAA
- the apbC gene encoding iron-sulfur cluster carrier protein ApbC, translating into MFALNSLFNQDKKRNLQLVEVLAQYRSTVFPVGVMDCAKLITSTWKKNTLSFSLSVGFAASGEQALISQFVKTQLALDEVALKMECQIKSPAKLASIRHIILVASGKGGVGKSTTAVNLAAAFALEGAKVGILDADIYGPSIPMLLGLADQKPVAKDDKTLLPMQAHNLKAQSIGFLVPNEQAMVWRGPMASQALTQLLNETDWGDLDYLVVDMPPGTGDIQLTMSQKVPASGAVIVTTPQDLALADAQKGIAMFEKVNIPIIGLIENMSAFVCGHCGETSHVFGHDGGKELAHRYGVPLLAQIPLHLGIREHSEQGQSICFAGESVIKHNYCDAARTIASQLYYQDATQNQLEIVITDD; encoded by the coding sequence ATGTTTGCTTTAAATTCATTATTCAATCAAGACAAAAAACGAAATCTTCAATTAGTTGAAGTGTTGGCACAATATCGTTCTACCGTTTTTCCGGTTGGAGTGATGGATTGCGCCAAACTTATCACCTCAACGTGGAAAAAAAACACCCTGTCTTTTAGTTTGTCAGTCGGATTTGCAGCATCAGGTGAACAAGCACTGATAAGTCAATTTGTAAAAACGCAGCTTGCACTTGATGAAGTGGCATTAAAGATGGAATGTCAGATTAAAAGTCCTGCTAAGTTAGCAAGCATTAGGCATATTATTTTAGTGGCTTCTGGTAAAGGTGGTGTGGGTAAATCAACCACAGCGGTTAATTTAGCTGCGGCTTTTGCATTAGAAGGTGCGAAGGTTGGGATTTTAGATGCAGATATTTATGGGCCATCAATTCCTATGTTACTTGGTTTAGCTGATCAAAAACCCGTAGCTAAAGATGATAAAACATTGTTACCAATGCAAGCGCATAACTTAAAAGCACAATCAATCGGTTTTTTAGTGCCAAATGAGCAAGCGATGGTTTGGCGCGGTCCAATGGCTTCACAAGCTTTAACTCAATTACTTAATGAAACGGATTGGGGTGATTTAGACTATTTAGTGGTTGATATGCCGCCAGGTACTGGGGATATTCAACTTACTATGAGTCAAAAGGTTCCCGCTAGCGGGGCGGTAATAGTTACAACACCGCAAGATTTGGCGCTCGCCGATGCACAAAAAGGCATTGCGATGTTCGAAAAAGTCAACATTCCTATTATTGGTTTGATTGAAAACATGAGTGCATTTGTATGCGGTCATTGTGGAGAAACAAGCCATGTATTTGGTCATGATGGAGGCAAAGAGCTTGCTCATCGTTATGGTGTGCCTTTATTAGCTCAAATACCGCTGCACCTTGGGATCCGTGAACATTCAGAGCAAGGTCAATCAATTTGTTTTGCGGGTGAGAGTGTTATTAAGCACAATTATTGTGATGCTGCACGTACCATTGCCAGTCAGCTTTATTACCAAGATGCGACCCAAAATCAATTAGAAATAGTCATTACGGATGATTAA
- the dcd gene encoding dCTP deaminase, with protein MRLSDRDIKQYLAQQRISISPAPTDEMISGVTVDLRLGNKFRVFQEHAAPYIDLSGPKEQLNLAMESIMTDEIVLKGDEAFFLHPGELALAITHESVTLPADIVGWLDGRSSLARLGLMVHVTAHRIDPGWSGNIVLEFYNSGKLPLALRPLMKIGALSFETMSSPADNPYNVRVDAKYKGQDGAVASRISDDKKI; from the coding sequence ATGAGATTATCAGATAGAGATATTAAGCAATACCTAGCCCAACAACGCATTAGCATTAGTCCGGCACCAACCGATGAGATGATATCGGGTGTCACTGTTGATTTAAGGCTAGGCAATAAATTTAGAGTGTTTCAAGAACATGCCGCACCTTATATCGATTTGAGTGGACCTAAAGAGCAGCTTAACCTTGCGATGGAATCCATTATGACCGATGAAATCGTGTTAAAAGGGGATGAGGCATTCTTTCTCCATCCAGGTGAGCTTGCTTTGGCAATTACTCATGAGTCAGTTACGTTACCGGCTGATATTGTTGGTTGGCTTGATGGTCGCTCGTCTCTTGCGCGCTTAGGGTTAATGGTGCATGTGACCGCTCATCGTATTGATCCAGGTTGGTCAGGCAATATTGTGCTTGAATTTTATAATTCAGGAAAGCTGCCATTGGCGCTTCGTCCGCTAATGAAAATTGGCGCGCTCAGTTTTGAAACCATGTCGAGTCCAGCTGATAACCCTTATAACGTCAGAGTTGATGCAAAATATAAGGGACAAGATGGGGCAGTGGCCAGTCGAATAAGCGATGATAAAAAAATATAA
- the metG gene encoding methionine--tRNA ligase, which translates to MAQRKILITSALPYANGPTHLGHLLEYIQTDIWARFQKLRGHQAYYVCADDAHGTPIMLNAQKQGITPEEMVARVSVERQRDFADFNILFDNYHSTHSPENKVLSELIYNRLNDKGHIKKRTISQLFDPEKGIFLPDRFVTGTCPSCDAVDQNGDSCDVCGATYSPTELKDPRSVMSGATPVLKDSEHFFFDLPAFEGMLKTWLRSGSIQSEMANKLEEWFADGLQQWDISRDAPYFGFEIPNAPGKYFYVWLDAPIGYMASFKNLCDKTGLNFDEFWSKDSDAELYHFIGKDIIYFHSLFWPAMLEGADFRKPTNVFAHGFVTVNGAKMSKSKGTFIKARTYLDHLNPEYLRYYFAAKLNSGITDLDLNLEDFAQRVNADLVGKVVNIASRCASFITKKFDGTLSEVILDPALISEFQNASESIANHFEGRDYSRAIREIMALADKANQFIDAQAPWVLIKDESKQELAHQVCTQGLNMFRLLMVYLKPVLPKMASDVEAFLNTDLAWESAQTVLTGHTINPFKALMQRVEMDKVNAMLADSKESLVPTVKIDPNSPLAKEPIAAEIEFDDFAKVDLRIAKIAKAEHVEGAEKLLKLTLDLGGETRQVFAGIKSAYQPEDIEGKLTVMVANLKPRKMRFGLSEGMVLAAGPGGKEIYILNPDEGSIPGMRVM; encoded by the coding sequence ATGGCACAGAGAAAAATTCTCATCACTAGCGCATTGCCTTATGCTAACGGCCCAACTCACTTAGGTCATTTATTAGAATATATTCAAACAGATATTTGGGCTCGCTTTCAAAAACTTCGCGGACACCAAGCTTATTATGTTTGTGCCGATGATGCGCACGGTACGCCGATTATGCTTAATGCACAAAAGCAAGGCATAACACCTGAAGAAATGGTGGCAAGAGTAAGCGTTGAAAGACAGCGTGATTTTGCGGATTTTAATATTCTGTTTGATAATTATCACAGCACTCACTCTCCAGAAAACAAAGTATTAAGCGAGCTTATTTATAACCGCTTAAATGATAAAGGCCACATCAAAAAACGTACTATTTCACAATTATTTGACCCTGAAAAAGGCATTTTCTTACCTGACCGTTTTGTAACGGGTACTTGCCCAAGTTGTGATGCGGTTGATCAAAATGGTGATAGCTGTGATGTCTGTGGTGCAACTTATAGTCCTACAGAACTAAAAGACCCTCGTTCAGTGATGAGCGGTGCAACACCAGTATTAAAAGACTCAGAACACTTTTTCTTCGATTTACCTGCTTTTGAGGGGATGTTGAAAACATGGCTTCGCTCAGGTTCAATCCAAAGTGAAATGGCCAATAAGCTAGAAGAATGGTTTGCAGATGGTCTACAACAATGGGATATCAGCCGCGATGCACCTTATTTTGGTTTTGAGATCCCAAATGCGCCAGGCAAGTATTTTTATGTCTGGCTTGATGCACCAATTGGTTATATGGCGAGTTTTAAGAACCTATGTGATAAAACAGGCTTAAATTTCGATGAATTTTGGTCAAAAGACTCAGATGCTGAGCTTTATCATTTTATCGGTAAAGACATTATTTATTTCCATAGTTTGTTTTGGCCTGCAATGCTTGAAGGTGCAGATTTCCGGAAACCAACCAATGTGTTTGCTCATGGCTTTGTCACAGTGAATGGCGCTAAAATGTCGAAGTCTAAAGGTACGTTCATCAAAGCTCGAACCTATTTAGATCACCTTAACCCCGAATATCTTCGCTACTACTTTGCGGCTAAATTAAATTCTGGCATTACTGATTTAGATCTTAACTTAGAAGATTTCGCACAGCGTGTTAATGCTGATTTAGTCGGCAAAGTGGTTAATATTGCAAGCCGTTGTGCTAGTTTCATTACCAAAAAATTTGATGGCACCTTAAGTGAAGTGATTTTAGACCCTGCACTTATCAGCGAATTTCAAAATGCGTCAGAGAGCATCGCCAACCATTTTGAAGGTCGCGATTACAGCCGAGCTATTCGTGAAATCATGGCATTAGCAGATAAAGCGAATCAATTTATTGATGCTCAAGCACCATGGGTGCTGATAAAAGATGAGTCAAAACAAGAGCTCGCTCATCAGGTATGTACTCAAGGTTTAAATATGTTCCGTTTATTAATGGTCTATTTAAAACCAGTATTACCAAAAATGGCATCGGATGTTGAAGCCTTCTTAAATACCGATTTGGCATGGGAAAGTGCTCAAACGGTATTAACTGGTCACACAATCAATCCATTTAAAGCATTAATGCAACGTGTTGAAATGGACAAAGTAAATGCGATGCTAGCTGATTCGAAAGAAAGCCTAGTACCAACGGTTAAAATCGATCCTAATAGCCCGTTAGCTAAAGAGCCAATTGCTGCTGAAATTGAATTCGATGATTTTGCAAAGGTTGATTTACGTATTGCTAAAATCGCTAAAGCAGAACACGTTGAAGGTGCCGAAAAACTACTTAAATTAACGCTTGATTTAGGTGGCGAAACTCGTCAGGTTTTTGCAGGTATTAAGTCTGCTTATCAGCCTGAAGATATTGAAGGCAAATTAACTGTAATGGTTGCTAACTTAAAGCCACGAAAAATGCGCTTTGGTCTGTCTGAAGGAATGGTGCTAGCAGCAGGTCCTGGTGGAAAAGAAATTTATATTCTTAACCCAGACGAGGGTTCAATCCCTGGTATGAGAGTTATGTAA
- a CDS encoding Na/Pi symporter — translation MHTQPNVTKKVFNWLSVAFFVYLMLVAVGTVSSGFKLFSGGSEGAKEIFEFATNPFVALLMGALATALVQSSSTVTSVIVGLVAGGLPLGIAIPMIMGANIGTTITNTIVSFGHIRDKEEFRRAFSASTVHDFFNLIAVLIFLPLELAFGLLEKLASALAHLFIGDADLSMKSMNFMKPLISPGVDLAKSVLGFFEGKTLGMGLVILGIGLILISVTLLGKILKKVMVGRAKDILHRAIGRGPIAGITSGALVTVMVQSSSTTTSLMIPLAGNGMFTTKQIYPFTLGANIGTTITALLAATAISGPTALVALTISLVHVLFNLLAVLVIYGLPFLRELPIKAAEKLAQIGTKNKSLALGYVLSVFFLIPGFMVLAVR, via the coding sequence ATGCATACACAACCAAATGTTACTAAAAAAGTGTTTAACTGGCTTAGCGTCGCTTTTTTTGTTTATTTAATGCTGGTCGCTGTTGGCACTGTCAGTAGCGGTTTTAAACTTTTTTCTGGTGGCAGCGAGGGAGCAAAAGAAATTTTTGAGTTTGCGACAAATCCTTTTGTCGCTTTACTTATGGGTGCACTTGCAACGGCATTGGTACAATCTTCTTCAACTGTAACCTCAGTGATTGTAGGGCTTGTCGCTGGTGGCTTACCCCTTGGCATTGCCATTCCAATGATCATGGGTGCAAATATTGGCACCACAATAACCAATACAATCGTGTCATTTGGTCATATCCGCGATAAAGAAGAATTTAGACGTGCATTTAGCGCCTCTACTGTGCATGATTTTTTTAATTTAATTGCTGTATTAATTTTCCTGCCATTAGAACTTGCTTTTGGTTTACTCGAAAAGCTTGCCAGTGCCTTAGCTCACCTTTTCATCGGTGATGCCGATTTATCAATGAAAAGCATGAACTTCATGAAACCTCTAATTAGCCCAGGTGTCGATTTAGCCAAAAGTGTATTGGGTTTCTTTGAAGGTAAAACATTAGGCATGGGATTAGTTATTTTAGGTATCGGGCTAATTTTAATCTCAGTGACACTGCTTGGAAAAATACTTAAAAAAGTTATGGTCGGTAGAGCTAAAGATATATTACATCGTGCCATTGGCCGTGGCCCTATCGCAGGTATTACATCAGGTGCTTTAGTGACCGTTATGGTGCAATCATCTTCTACTACCACGAGTTTAATGATCCCCTTAGCTGGCAATGGTATGTTCACCACTAAACAAATCTATCCTTTTACCTTAGGGGCTAATATTGGTACCACAATTACAGCTTTACTTGCAGCAACCGCGATTTCTGGCCCAACTGCCTTAGTAGCACTGACGATATCGTTAGTTCATGTATTATTTAATCTATTGGCAGTGCTGGTTATTTACGGTCTTCCTTTTTTAAGAGAGCTTCCAATTAAAGCTGCTGAAAAACTTGCGCAGATTGGTACAAAAAATAAATCATTAGCTCTGGGCTATGTATTAAGTGTGTTTTTTCTTATACCTGGATTTATGGTGCTTGCCGTCAGGTAA
- a CDS encoding DNA-binding protein, translating into MTTNYQDIKKICDELLIAGKKVTAAKILAQSTGSQAKILSFYQQWRNELLEHTKANAEPPGISDTFLTSFKAEMTRYSQALTHNQDLQLEQALEVEALSLASLDKAETELVELRQAVKSLTEQVKDDKHHFETELHTIEEKYQQQITDLKSHYEKQILALNHDSQNSISEVKNGYEQQIADLTNSTANELTELKKGYETLIAELTDNRNETINELKDNYAKHISELTLSNDTTVSELTAKHQQILANTQQQSDEQIKNLKSDFEAKLATLATDSNEKIKSLVDDRDSAISNATASANAQVETLNAALNEKEHLIEKLQTQTNAAQQELKALQTQLADHQASTSDKLSELDDASSANKQLKQALAAAQATIADLNQKMQEANRVNDSQQQTFNNQKTEVEKAKEQVLSSQQMMTELRNENIQLSKQMNFIKNSSTSTIERLTTNSEQALAKIKQLESSLINEQTDAKKAISENKRLAEQLDFIKQNSATTFERLTKSAEHAANKARQLEAELKTATALAEQLKVENAKLTNQKQFV; encoded by the coding sequence ATGACAACAAATTACCAAGACATCAAAAAAATATGTGACGAATTACTGATCGCAGGAAAAAAAGTCACTGCAGCCAAAATATTAGCTCAATCAACAGGTTCACAAGCTAAAATTTTGAGTTTTTATCAACAGTGGCGCAATGAATTACTTGAGCATACAAAAGCCAATGCTGAGCCACCTGGGATCAGTGATACCTTTTTAACGTCATTTAAAGCTGAAATGACTCGTTATTCACAAGCACTCACTCATAATCAAGATCTACAACTTGAGCAAGCCCTTGAAGTGGAAGCTCTTTCTTTAGCAAGTTTAGATAAAGCAGAAACAGAACTTGTTGAATTACGCCAAGCAGTTAAATCACTGACTGAACAAGTAAAAGATGATAAACATCATTTTGAAACTGAACTGCATACAATTGAAGAAAAATACCAACAGCAGATCACTGATTTAAAAAGTCATTACGAAAAACAAATTCTAGCGCTCAACCATGACTCTCAAAATAGTATTTCTGAGGTTAAAAATGGTTATGAGCAACAAATTGCTGATCTAACCAATTCAACCGCCAATGAACTGACTGAGTTGAAAAAAGGTTATGAAACGCTGATTGCTGAATTAACTGATAACCGTAATGAAACAATTAACGAGTTAAAAGATAATTACGCTAAGCATATCAGTGAACTGACTCTTTCAAACGACACTACTGTTAGCGAGCTTACAGCCAAACATCAGCAAATTTTAGCCAATACGCAGCAACAAAGTGATGAGCAAATTAAAAATCTTAAAAGTGATTTTGAAGCCAAATTAGCCACACTTGCGACCGATAGTAACGAAAAAATCAAATCATTAGTGGATGATCGTGATAGTGCAATTAGCAACGCCACTGCTAGTGCTAATGCTCAAGTAGAGACACTTAATGCAGCACTAAATGAAAAAGAACATTTAATAGAAAAACTACAAACACAAACTAATGCTGCGCAGCAGGAACTTAAAGCTTTACAAACACAATTGGCAGATCACCAAGCATCAACCAGTGACAAACTCTCTGAACTTGATGATGCGAGCTCTGCCAATAAGCAACTTAAGCAAGCACTCGCGGCAGCGCAGGCTACAATCGCTGATTTAAACCAAAAAATGCAAGAAGCAAATCGTGTCAACGATAGCCAACAGCAAACCTTTAATAATCAAAAAACTGAAGTTGAAAAAGCAAAAGAGCAAGTGCTTTCATCACAACAAATGATGACAGAGTTACGTAATGAAAACATCCAACTATCTAAGCAGATGAACTTCATTAAAAACAGCTCAACTTCTACCATTGAACGTTTAACAACAAACTCTGAGCAAGCGCTGGCTAAAATTAAACAATTAGAAAGCAGCTTAATTAATGAGCAAACGGATGCCAAAAAAGCCATCTCTGAAAATAAACGTTTAGCAGAGCAACTTGATTTTATTAAACAAAACTCAGCAACTACGTTTGAACGTTTAACAAAAAGTGCCGAGCACGCTGCAAATAAAGCACGCCAACTTGAGGCTGAATTAAAAACAGCCACAGCCTTAGCTGAGCAACTAAAAGTTGAAAACGCAAAACTGACCAACCAAAAACAATTTGTTTAA